One part of the Lycium ferocissimum isolate CSIRO_LF1 chromosome 8, AGI_CSIRO_Lferr_CH_V1, whole genome shotgun sequence genome encodes these proteins:
- the LOC132068483 gene encoding uncharacterized protein LOC132068483 isoform X2: MRKSWDGNVLGFAMACSNTFGLVTGAFLLGFGMSEIPKSMWKNADWTTRQKVLSHKIAKMAVKLDDAHQELSNAIVVAQATSKQMSKRDPLRRYMDVIDSMLVQMFREDPSFKPQGGQLGEDDMDYDTDDKSMAKLRRNLRIAREEYYRYKSEYLTCVTEALELEDTIKNYEQRDLTGWKFVSTLRSERAGTLGSFFDRTELIWRCVLRKQLQKVSAVILGCMSAAILLAEATLLPRGVDLSLFSILIKSVGDQEVLVQVFAFLPLMYMCVCTYYSLFKAGMYMFYSLTPRQTSSVSLLMICSMIARYAPPISYNFLNLISLGENKKTIFEKRMGTVDKAVPFFGQGFNKIYPLIMVIYTLLVASNFFDRIISFLGNWKIFRFQSEKDDMDGFDPSGLLILQKERSWLEQGRKLGEHVLPLARNFNTMTVDLESDGNAIDTIELKASMESSKDRGSSSKPLKDEARRYSGSKEAISSKYAAFREQGKLPSNVKPMEDIGSTKVSLLDSASSHSGSTVAAPSGLAGRWASMKAGFQTFKTNIEAKRLIPLRQVGEFIPLRQSQDTNVSRASSSDSLDEIFQKLKKPATESGNYSDDDDDERMPRR, encoded by the exons GGATGGTAATGTACTGGGGTTTGCTATGGCATGTTCAAATACTTTTGGGCTTGTGACTGGCGCTTTTCTTCTTGGTTTTGGTATGAGTGAAATTCCAAAGAGCATGTGGAAAAATGCAGATTGGACAACTCGTCAGAAGGTGCTTTCTCATAAAATTGCCAAAATGGCTGTGAAGCTTGATGATGCCCATCAAGAATTATCAAATGCTATTGTG GTTGCTCAGGCTACATCGAAGCAGATGTCCAAGCGTGATCCGTTGAGGCGTTACATGGATGTTATTGATAGTATGTTAGTTCAAATG TTTAGGGAGGATCCATCTTTCAAACCGCAAGGGGGTCAATTGGGGGAAGATGACATGGATTATGATACAGATGATAAATCAATGGCAAAACTTAGGCGTAATCTTCGTATAGCTCGAGAGGAGTACTATAGATACAAAAG TGAGTATTTGACATGTGTAACAGAGGCTCTTGAACTGGAAGATACAATAAAGAATTATGAGCAGCGCGATTTAACTGGTTG GAAATTTGTTTCAACCTTGAGGTCTGAAAGGGCTGGAACATTGGGTTCCTTCTTTGACAGAACAG AATTAATCTGGCGATGTGTCCTGCGGAAGCAATTACAGAAAGTCTCAGCTGTAATTCTTGGTTGTATGTCAGCTGCTATTTTATTAGCTGAAGCAACTCTATTGCCAAGAGGAGTTGATTTATCTCTATTTTCCATTCTTATAAAGTCTGTTGGAGATCAAGAGGTTCTTGTTCAG GTGTTTGCTTTTCTGCcacttatgtatatgtgtgtctGCACCTACTATTCACTGTTCAAAGCTGGAATGTATATGTTTTACTCATTGACACCGAGACAAACAAGTTCAGTGAGCTTGTTAATGATTTGCTC GATGATTGCTCGTTATGCACCTCCAATCTCATACAATTTTCTTAACCTTATTAGTCTAGGCgaaaacaagaaaaccatttttgAGAAG CGAATGGGAACTGTTGACAAGGCTGTTCCTTTCTTTGGTCAAGGATTCAACAAAATTTACCCACTTATTATGGTTATATACACACTGCTAGTTGCAAGCAATTTCTTTGACCGAATAATCAGTTTTCTCGGGAATTGGAAGATATTTAGATTCCAGTCAGAGAAAGACGATATGGATGGTTTTGATCCATCAGGGTTACTGATCTTGCAGAAAG AACGAAGCTGGCTTGAACAAGGACGCAAACTTGGTGAACATGTTTTGCCATTGGCAAGGAATTTCAACACTATGACAGTGGATCTGGAGTCTGATGGCAATGCCATA GATACAATTGAATTGAAGGCATCCATGGAATCAAGCAAGGACAGAGGGAGTTCTTCAAAACCTTTGAAGGATGAGGCCCGTAGGTATTCAGGGAGCAAGGAAGCAATTAGCAGCAAATATGCTGCCTTCAGGGAACAGGGCAAGCTACCATCTAATGTGAAGCCAATGGAGGATATAGGCTCTACTAAGGTCTCTTTACTTGATTCTGCCAGCTCTCACTCTGGCAGCACAGTAGCAGCTCCATCAGGTTTGGCTGGAAGATGGGCATCAATGAAAGCAGGTTTCCAGACCTTCAAAACAAACATCGAAGCAAAAAGGTTAATTCCACTACGCCAAGTTGGTGAATTTATTCCTTTACGCCAATCTCAGGATACGAACGTCTCTCGTGCCTCCTCATCCGACTCTCTTGATGAGATATTCCAGAAATTAAAAAAGCCTGCTACGGAGAGTGGAAATTACagtgatgatgacgatgatgagaGAATGCCGAGGAGGTGA